A single region of the Aerosakkonema funiforme FACHB-1375 genome encodes:
- a CDS encoding foldase protein PrsA: MTSQPFLTVDEQPISLAQAIQYLQMSGKLQSFIGDILRRHILDRELETRSDITVEQTLVEQAIINFRLQRQLTELHRFEEWLANNNIDYLSFHQQIAFTLKLEKLKNAITQPQLEEYFRQRQIFLDRVFLYRIVVKDRELAESLYSQIQAGASFEKLAREYSITEDRILNGIMGPVSRGVLPDTLRAAVDSANPGESIGPFEIEGNWCLFRVEVFLPASLANSQLRETLQNEIFELWLTEKLKSLNVKLQTN, from the coding sequence ATGACATCTCAACCATTCTTGACTGTTGACGAGCAACCGATTTCTCTAGCACAAGCGATCCAATATTTGCAGATGTCTGGAAAACTACAGTCTTTCATCGGCGATATTCTCCGCCGACATATTTTAGATCGAGAACTGGAAACGCGATCGGACATCACGGTTGAGCAAACGCTAGTCGAGCAAGCAATAATTAATTTTCGATTGCAGCGTCAGCTGACAGAACTGCATCGTTTTGAGGAATGGCTGGCTAACAATAACATTGATTACCTCTCTTTTCATCAACAAATAGCTTTTACTTTGAAGCTAGAAAAGCTAAAAAACGCGATTACACAGCCACAACTAGAAGAATACTTCCGCCAGCGCCAAATTTTTCTCGATCGAGTTTTCCTTTATCGCATTGTTGTTAAAGACCGCGAACTTGCGGAAAGCCTGTACAGCCAAATCCAAGCAGGAGCGAGTTTTGAGAAGCTAGCCAGAGAATATTCGATTACGGAGGATCGCATTCTCAATGGTATTATGGGCCCAGTCAGTCGCGGAGTATTGCCAGATACCCTCAGAGCAGCTGTTGATTCTGCCAATCCCGGTGAGTCGATCGGGCCATTTGAAATTGAGGGAAATTGGTGTTTGTTTCGAGTCGAAGTATTTCTGCCAGCTTCCTTAGCAAACAGTCAGCTTCGGGAAACACTACAAAATGAAATTTTTGAACTTTGGTTAACAGAAAAACTGAAAAGTTTGAACGTCAAGCTTCAGACTAACTGA
- the cax gene encoding calcium/proton exchanger has product MLNKDNIFLALLLFIPISIAGHFLHWGSLTVFITSALAIVPLAAWMGTATEEIAVVLGPSLGGLLNATFGNATELIIGLVALNAGLIDVVKASITGSIIGNLLLVMGLSMFLGGLRYKEQEFQPVVARTNASAMNLAVIAMLLPTAVNYTSTGVAEDAIQHLSDWVAIVLILVYGLTLLFSMKTHSYLYDAGLAELEPEELAEANLAPDEPAQHEVNVWLWSGVLLACTLMVAIESELLVDTLEEATSRLGLTALFTGVILVPIIGNAAEHATAVTVAMKNKMDLSVSVAVGSSLQIALFVAPFLVLAGWVLHKPMDLNFNPFELVAVTVAVLIANSISSDGQSNWLEGTLLLAAYTVLGIAFYFHPVIEGIG; this is encoded by the coding sequence ATGCTGAACAAAGACAATATATTCCTGGCCTTATTGCTTTTCATTCCGATTTCGATCGCCGGACACTTCCTGCATTGGGGATCGCTAACTGTGTTCATCACATCGGCACTGGCGATCGTACCCCTCGCTGCTTGGATGGGTACTGCAACCGAAGAAATCGCCGTAGTCCTTGGCCCATCGCTGGGAGGGCTTCTCAACGCCACCTTCGGCAACGCCACAGAACTGATTATCGGTCTTGTCGCCCTCAACGCCGGCTTGATCGATGTAGTCAAAGCTAGCATCACCGGTTCGATTATCGGTAACTTATTGCTAGTGATGGGACTTTCTATGTTTTTAGGAGGTCTGCGTTACAAAGAGCAAGAATTTCAGCCGGTAGTCGCTCGCACGAATGCTTCTGCGATGAACTTAGCTGTCATCGCTATGTTACTTCCCACAGCCGTGAACTATACCTCTACAGGGGTAGCAGAAGACGCGATCCAGCATCTTTCTGACTGGGTGGCGATCGTGCTAATCCTAGTTTACGGCCTGACTCTGCTGTTTTCGATGAAAACCCACTCGTATCTCTACGATGCAGGTTTGGCAGAATTGGAGCCAGAAGAATTAGCAGAAGCAAATCTTGCCCCCGATGAACCCGCGCAACACGAAGTAAATGTGTGGTTGTGGTCGGGAGTACTGCTAGCTTGCACTTTGATGGTGGCGATCGAGTCGGAATTGTTAGTAGATACTCTAGAAGAAGCAACATCCCGTTTGGGGCTAACAGCTTTATTTACTGGGGTAATTTTGGTTCCAATTATCGGTAACGCCGCCGAACACGCTACCGCCGTTACTGTGGCGATGAAAAATAAAATGGATCTTTCCGTTTCCGTAGCAGTGGGTTCTAGTTTGCAAATCGCTTTGTTTGTTGCACCCTTTTTAGTTCTGGCTGGTTGGGTGCTGCACAAACCTATGGATTTAAATTTTAATCCCTTTGAATTGGTGGCAGTTACTGTGGCGGTGTTGATTGCCAATTCGATTAGTTCCGATGGCCAATCTAATTGGCTGGAAGGCACACTCCTATTAGCAGCCTATACAGTTTTGGGGATAGCTTTCTACTTCCATCCCGTCATCGAAGGCATTGGCTGA
- a CDS encoding sucrose synthase has translation MSELIEAVIGSEEKGDLREFASFLRQQEKRYLLRNDILTAFSEYATNRQKPENFYKSSNLEKLIYYTQEIIREDSNLYLIIRPKIASQEVYRLTEDLAVDRITVQELLDLRDRFVNHFHPHEGDLLELDFGPFYDYSPTIRDPKNIGNGVQLLNRYLSSKLLQEPGQWQEALFNFLRVHTYNGVQLLIDERIRSQQQLSDRVKKALTFLNDLPNHQSYEEFRFELQTMGFAPGWGNTAGRVRETLEMLDESIDSSDRQTLEAFLSRIPMVFKIVLVSPHGWFGQEGVLGRPDTGGQVVYVLDQAKGLEKQLQEDITLAGLDVLNIHPKVIILTRLIPNSDGTRCNQRLEKVYGTENAWILRVPFREFNPNMTNNWISRFEIWPYLETYAIDAEKELLAEFHGRPDLIVGNYSDGNLVAFLLARRLKVTQCNIAHALEKSKYLFSNLYWQESEEAYHFSLHFTADLLAMNAANFIMTSTYQEIVGTPDSVGQYESYKCFTMPDLYHVVNGIELFSPKFNVVAPGVNENVYFPYTRHEDRIESDRDRLEQMLFEREDPTQIFGKLEDPRKHPLFSMARLDRIKNLTGLAECFGKSQELQAHSNLILIAGKLRVEETTDREERAEIEKLYRIIDEYNLHGKIRWLGVRLPKSDSGEIYRIIADRQGIFVQPALFEAFGLTILESMISGLPTFATQFGGPLEIIQDKVNGFYINPTHLDETAERILEFISKCDRDPHYWHEISQRAIDRVYSTYTWKIHTTRLLSLARIYGFWNFTSQENREDLLRYIESLFYLLFKPRAQRLLEQHMQR, from the coding sequence ATGTCCGAACTTATCGAAGCTGTTATTGGTAGTGAAGAAAAAGGCGATCTGCGGGAGTTTGCCAGCTTTTTACGCCAGCAAGAAAAGCGTTACTTGCTGCGTAACGACATCCTCACTGCTTTTTCGGAATATGCCACTAATCGCCAGAAACCAGAAAATTTTTACAAGTCTTCCAATTTAGAAAAATTAATTTATTACACGCAAGAGATTATTCGAGAAGACAGTAATCTCTATTTGATTATCCGTCCTAAGATTGCTTCTCAAGAAGTATATCGATTGACAGAAGACTTGGCAGTCGATCGCATAACCGTACAGGAGTTGCTGGATCTGCGGGATCGCTTCGTCAACCACTTCCATCCCCATGAAGGTGACTTGCTAGAACTGGATTTCGGGCCTTTTTACGACTATTCGCCGACAATTCGCGACCCCAAAAATATCGGCAACGGCGTGCAATTACTCAACCGCTATTTATCTAGCAAACTGTTGCAAGAACCCGGACAATGGCAGGAAGCTTTGTTTAATTTCTTGCGCGTTCACACCTACAACGGTGTTCAATTGCTAATCGACGAACGCATTCGATCGCAGCAACAGTTATCCGACAGGGTGAAAAAAGCCTTAACCTTTTTGAACGATCTACCTAACCACCAATCCTACGAAGAATTTCGGTTTGAACTGCAAACAATGGGTTTTGCACCCGGTTGGGGTAACACTGCGGGTCGGGTACGAGAAACGCTGGAAATGCTGGACGAATCGATCGATTCATCCGATCGTCAAACTCTAGAAGCATTCCTCTCTCGTATCCCGATGGTGTTTAAAATTGTTTTAGTGTCTCCTCACGGTTGGTTCGGTCAAGAAGGAGTTTTGGGACGACCCGATACAGGCGGTCAAGTAGTGTATGTTCTCGACCAAGCTAAAGGTTTAGAAAAACAACTGCAAGAAGACATCACCTTAGCTGGATTGGATGTGCTGAATATTCATCCAAAAGTAATTATTCTCACTCGTCTAATTCCTAACAGCGATGGTACTCGCTGCAACCAACGTCTGGAAAAAGTTTACGGTACCGAAAATGCCTGGATTTTGCGCGTACCATTCCGGGAATTCAATCCCAATATGACGAATAACTGGATATCGCGTTTTGAAATTTGGCCTTATCTGGAAACCTATGCTATAGATGCGGAAAAAGAACTGCTGGCAGAATTTCACGGTAGACCGGATTTGATTGTCGGTAACTATTCTGATGGTAATTTAGTGGCGTTTCTGCTGGCGCGTCGCCTTAAGGTGACGCAGTGCAATATCGCTCACGCTTTAGAAAAATCTAAATATCTGTTCAGCAATCTTTACTGGCAAGAATCTGAGGAGGCATATCACTTTTCGCTGCACTTTACTGCCGATTTGCTGGCGATGAATGCGGCGAATTTTATTATGACCAGCACTTACCAAGAAATTGTGGGAACGCCGGATAGTGTAGGTCAGTACGAGTCTTACAAGTGCTTTACGATGCCAGATTTGTATCACGTTGTCAATGGGATTGAGCTATTCAGTCCTAAGTTTAATGTGGTAGCACCTGGGGTAAATGAAAATGTGTATTTTCCCTATACTAGGCATGAAGATAGAATAGAGAGCGATCGCGATCGGCTGGAACAAATGCTGTTCGAGCGCGAAGATCCGACCCAGATATTTGGTAAACTGGAAGATCCCCGCAAGCATCCTCTCTTCTCGATGGCGCGACTCGATCGCATCAAAAACCTGACCGGATTAGCGGAATGCTTCGGTAAAAGCCAAGAATTGCAAGCACATTCTAACTTAATCTTAATCGCTGGGAAATTGCGCGTTGAAGAAACAACCGATCGGGAAGAACGCGCTGAAATCGAAAAGCTTTACCGCATTATTGATGAGTACAATTTGCACGGTAAAATTCGCTGGTTGGGGGTGCGCCTACCTAAAAGCGATTCTGGAGAAATTTACCGAATCATAGCCGATCGCCAGGGTATTTTTGTGCAACCAGCTTTGTTTGAAGCGTTTGGTTTGACGATTTTGGAATCGATGATTTCCGGATTGCCGACTTTTGCCACCCAGTTTGGTGGCCCATTGGAGATTATTCAAGATAAAGTTAATGGATTTTACATCAATCCAACCCACTTGGACGAAACTGCCGAGAGAATTTTGGAATTTATTTCCAAATGCGATCGCGATCCTCACTACTGGCATGAAATTTCCCAGCGAGCTATCGATCGAGTATACAGCACCTACACCTGGAAAATTCACACGACTCGGCTGCTGTCCTTGGCGCGGATTTATGGTTTTTGGAACTTTACTTCTCAGGAAAATCGCGAGGATTTGTTGCGCTACATTGAATCTTTGTTTTATTTGCTGTTTAAACCAAGGGCGCAACGTTTGCTAGAGCAACATATGCAGCGTTAA
- a CDS encoding Coq4 family protein, with protein sequence MLAPELNRQMHLDYLIGFKGFITFARDPGQTDSVFDMAEGFRHTETYQKSMEYLKSIPEVQPLIAERYIAQTPDIEALLKLPKHSLGYTYAYKMKEANFDPEFYRKVRVDNDYTYLALRIRQTHDIWHAITGFDTDVFGEIGLQAFYLAQTRTPLSVALMAGGILNTLLRFPDDLSELMKIIDRGYNMGLKAKPLLAQKWEENWDKPLSQWRSELEVEIN encoded by the coding sequence ATGTTAGCACCAGAACTAAATCGGCAAATGCACCTTGACTATCTCATCGGTTTCAAAGGATTTATTACTTTTGCTAGAGATCCCGGTCAAACTGATTCTGTTTTCGATATGGCGGAGGGGTTTCGCCATACCGAAACATATCAAAAATCGATGGAATACTTGAAGTCTATCCCTGAAGTTCAACCTCTCATTGCCGAACGTTATATAGCCCAAACTCCAGATATAGAAGCCCTGCTAAAACTACCCAAACATTCTCTGGGTTACACCTATGCGTACAAAATGAAGGAGGCAAATTTCGATCCTGAATTTTATCGTAAGGTTAGGGTGGACAATGATTATACTTACCTGGCATTACGCATACGTCAAACCCACGATATTTGGCACGCGATTACTGGTTTTGACACTGATGTATTCGGAGAAATCGGTTTGCAAGCATTTTATCTTGCTCAAACTCGCACACCTTTGTCGGTGGCGCTGATGGCGGGAGGAATTTTGAATACTCTGCTGAGATTTCCAGATGATTTGAGCGAGCTGATGAAAATTATCGATCGCGGTTATAATATGGGGTTAAAAGCGAAACCTTTACTGGCGCAAAAGTGGGAGGAAAATTGGGATAAACCTTTGTCACAATGGAGAAGTGAATTAGAAGTTGAAATTAATTAA
- a CDS encoding WD40 domain-containing protein: MSYCLNPDCPKPTDPLNIPNRICRHCGWEILLQERYRVIRQLGQGGFSKTFEVLDRTTPKVLKVLFNNHPKAVSLFRREAEILSLLDHPGIPKVDRDAYFLTLPRNNQQPLHCLVMEKIDGCNLEEWLLARNYQPITQAQAVDWLKQLVIILERVHQQEYFHRDIKPSNIMLRSDHAPLSKGGWGDLVLIDFGTAREISGTYLAKVGGGQNVTGIISTGYTPLEQVNGKAVPQSDFFALGRTLVYLLTGKPPNDFPEDPRTGELLWRKSAPQVTKPVADFIDYLMAPFPGNRPSSTQIIFQYIENIERHLSTSNIGTVARGIQTNLPEVSQQIPLPKIKKTRYKKLPKFATEFLAVNATLLLGFTGTQIYDYFSTNSPDWSYQRRPKRSEESHSAVAAEKQSNPLVITSNANNAIKNNLAETYLSNPYNTLLGHLSRVNGIAFSPDGEILASGSGDSTIKLWDISTGKQIRTLWGHLSGVSAIAFSPDGQTLASASADNTIKLWDVSTGKLLHTLIGHSGWVSSVAFSPDGQTIASGSYDHTIKIWDAKTGELRQTLIGHYSWVFAVAFSPDGQTIASGSFDNTIKLWNPLSGQQKQTLTGHSLRVRSLAFSPDGNLLVSGTGEGTIELWNVMTGQIENTLTGHEDAVTAIAFSPDGKKIASSGDSNIKIWDVTTGILLDNLSGHLDTVDAVAFSPQNLILASGSNDNTIKIWPLSQLQTGKF; the protein is encoded by the coding sequence GTGAGTTATTGCCTAAATCCCGATTGTCCAAAACCTACAGATCCGTTGAATATTCCCAATCGTATTTGTCGTCACTGCGGTTGGGAAATATTATTGCAAGAGCGCTATCGAGTTATACGTCAACTGGGGCAAGGTGGATTTAGCAAAACCTTTGAGGTGTTGGATAGAACAACACCAAAAGTTCTCAAAGTGTTGTTTAACAACCATCCCAAGGCTGTTTCCCTGTTTCGGCGAGAAGCAGAGATTTTAAGTTTGCTAGACCATCCCGGTATTCCCAAAGTCGATCGCGACGCCTATTTTCTTACTTTACCCAGAAACAATCAACAGCCGCTGCACTGCTTGGTGATGGAAAAAATTGACGGCTGTAACTTAGAAGAATGGCTTTTAGCTAGGAACTATCAACCAATTACCCAAGCGCAAGCAGTTGACTGGTTAAAACAGTTGGTAATTATCTTGGAGCGGGTACATCAGCAAGAGTATTTTCATCGAGATATCAAACCATCTAACATTATGTTGCGCTCCGACCATGCTCCCCTTAGTAAGGGAGGTTGGGGCGATTTGGTATTAATTGATTTTGGCACTGCTAGAGAAATTTCAGGAACTTACTTGGCAAAAGTCGGTGGCGGACAAAATGTTACGGGAATTATATCTACAGGCTATACACCCCTGGAACAAGTAAATGGCAAAGCAGTACCTCAATCTGATTTTTTTGCTTTAGGCAGAACTTTAGTTTATTTGCTCACAGGTAAACCTCCCAACGACTTTCCGGAAGATCCCCGCACTGGTGAATTGTTGTGGCGAAAAAGTGCCCCCCAAGTAACAAAACCAGTAGCAGATTTTATTGATTACTTGATGGCTCCTTTTCCGGGTAACCGCCCTTCAAGTACGCAAATAATTTTCCAGTATATTGAAAATATTGAGCGCCATTTATCGACAAGTAACATCGGCACCGTAGCTAGAGGTATTCAAACTAACTTACCGGAAGTATCCCAGCAAATACCTTTACCAAAAATTAAAAAAACGCGATATAAAAAGCTACCAAAGTTCGCTACTGAATTTCTGGCAGTTAATGCGACTTTGCTGCTGGGGTTTACAGGCACTCAAATTTATGATTACTTCAGCACAAACTCACCTGATTGGAGCTACCAAAGAAGGCCAAAGCGCTCAGAAGAATCCCATTCAGCAGTGGCAGCAGAAAAGCAATCTAATCCTCTAGTTATTACTTCAAATGCAAATAATGCTATTAAAAATAACCTGGCAGAAACGTACCTATCTAACCCTTATAACACATTGTTGGGGCATTTAAGCAGGGTAAATGGAATCGCGTTCAGTCCTGATGGAGAAATTCTTGCCAGCGGTAGCGGTGATAGCACCATCAAATTATGGGATATAAGCACTGGTAAACAAATCAGAACTTTGTGGGGTCATTTAAGCGGAGTAAGTGCGATCGCATTCAGTCCCGATGGGCAAACTTTAGCTAGCGCCAGCGCCGACAATACTATTAAATTGTGGGACGTTAGTACGGGTAAGCTGCTGCATACCCTTATCGGTCATTCTGGTTGGGTGTCTTCTGTCGCATTCAGTCCCGACGGACAAACTATTGCTAGCGGTAGTTACGACCATACCATTAAAATTTGGGATGCCAAAACGGGTGAGTTGCGCCAAACTCTCATCGGTCATTATTCCTGGGTATTTGCTGTTGCTTTCAGCCCGGATGGACAGACTATTGCTAGTGGCAGTTTTGATAATACTATTAAACTTTGGAACCCGCTCTCCGGTCAGCAAAAGCAAACTTTAACCGGACACTCTTTACGAGTGCGATCGCTTGCTTTTAGTCCTGATGGAAATCTTCTCGTCAGCGGTACGGGAGAAGGTACGATCGAACTGTGGAATGTGATGACCGGTCAAATCGAAAACACTCTCACCGGACATGAAGATGCGGTGACTGCGATCGCATTTAGTCCCGATGGCAAGAAAATCGCCAGCAGTGGCGACTCAAATATCAAAATTTGGGATGTCACTACTGGTATATTGCTTGACAACCTAAGCGGACATTTAGATACAGTTGATGCCGTTGCTTTTAGTCCCCAGAACCTGATTCTCGCCAGTGGTAGCAATGACAATACAATCAAAATTTGGCCGCTTTCCCAACTGCAAACAGGGAAATTTTAG
- a CDS encoding peptidoglycan-binding domain-containing protein encodes MQSVIKLETKSAQLSPTETLPVLRYGSYGDAVKIVQRLLFTLNYYSNVINGVYGLRTEAAVKSFQKDNGLVVNGIVDSKTWLGLSRISC; translated from the coding sequence ATGCAATCTGTAATAAAGCTAGAAACCAAGAGCGCTCAACTAAGCCCCACAGAGACTCTGCCGGTTCTGCGTTACGGTAGCTACGGGGATGCCGTCAAAATTGTACAGCGACTCCTTTTTACTCTGAACTACTACAGCAATGTCATTAATGGAGTGTACGGCTTACGGACAGAGGCGGCGGTAAAATCTTTCCAAAAAGATAACGGGTTGGTGGTTAACGGCATTGTTGACAGCAAAACTTGGTTAGGGTTAAGTCGTATATCTTGTTGA
- a CDS encoding type II toxin-antitoxin system PemK/MazF family toxin — protein MTKGKIVLVPFPFDDLSATKVRPAVCLTNPIGPYNHIILAFITSKIPSDLLETDIVLDTTHPDFAASGLHTASTIRLDRLMTVRKSVVQRELGQLSSDTQVQIADKLCKLLTE, from the coding sequence ATGACTAAAGGTAAAATTGTGCTGGTGCCTTTCCCATTTGATGATTTATCGGCTACCAAGGTGCGTCCTGCTGTCTGCTTAACTAACCCGATCGGGCCTTACAATCACATTATTCTGGCTTTTATCACCAGTAAGATTCCTAGTGATTTGCTGGAAACAGATATTGTTTTGGATACAACTCATCCCGACTTTGCTGCTAGTGGTTTACATACAGCCTCTACTATCAGATTAGATCGCCTGATGACAGTTCGTAAATCAGTAGTTCAGCGCGAATTGGGTCAATTATCATCAGACACACAAGTGCAGATAGCGGATAAATTGTGTAAATTACTAACTGAATAA
- a CDS encoding Uma2 family endonuclease, protein MAIDLIQPKQKFILTDISWDAYETIVKVLQNRSVRLTYDRGTLEMIGPPYRHQRYKTLMGSFIKILAEERSIPLINPGSMTFKRQDLERGLEPDECFYIQNASAVMGKAEIDLTRDPPPDLAIEIEIGNTSLNRISIYDALGVPEVWCYDGITLKVYLLAKEERGKLKQRFTFPFLPLPEFMQFVRQAEVVDDTTLFQSFRDWVKKGFR, encoded by the coding sequence ATGGCAATCGATCTAATTCAACCAAAGCAAAAGTTTATCCTGACAGACATCAGTTGGGATGCCTATGAAACAATAGTGAAAGTATTACAAAATCGCTCGGTTCGCCTGACATACGATCGCGGCACTTTAGAGATGATTGGCCCCCCCTACAGACACCAGCGCTACAAGACGCTCATGGGGAGCTTTATTAAAATTTTAGCCGAAGAACGAAGTATTCCCCTAATTAATCCAGGTTCTATGACGTTTAAGCGTCAGGACTTAGAACGAGGCTTAGAACCAGACGAATGCTTCTACATCCAAAATGCCTCAGCTGTAATGGGTAAAGCGGAAATTGACCTCACCCGCGACCCTCCTCCCGATTTGGCGATCGAAATTGAGATCGGTAACACTTCCCTAAATAGAATATCAATTTATGATGCTCTTGGTGTTCCCGAAGTCTGGTGCTACGACGGAATTACACTTAAAGTTTATCTACTCGCAAAAGAAGAACGTGGCAAACTAAAACAAAGGTTCACTTTTCCATTTCTGCCACTGCCAGAATTTATGCAGTTTGTCCGACAGGCAGAAGTAGTGGATGATACAACCTTATTTCAGTCATTTCGGGATTGGGTGAAAAAAGGTTTCCGGTAG
- a CDS encoding peptidoglycan-binding domain-containing protein produces MQATTQSATASINMPELRLGSKGEAVRFLQKLLIRYGYYTGSFDAQFGSRTKQAVENFQITYNSSPNPSTVLLIDGVVEKNTWRAISELL; encoded by the coding sequence ATGCAAGCTACTACCCAATCTGCAACTGCCAGTATCAATATGCCAGAACTTCGTCTCGGTTCTAAAGGTGAGGCTGTCCGATTTCTGCAAAAGCTGCTGATCCGTTATGGCTATTATACTGGGTCATTTGACGCTCAGTTCGGCTCCCGCACAAAGCAAGCTGTAGAAAATTTCCAAATTACCTACAACTCCAGTCCAAATCCCAGCACTGTGTTGCTTATCGATGGAGTTGTAGAGAAAAACACTTGGCGTGCTATTAGCGAGTTACTCTAA